The Lutibacter profundi genome includes a region encoding these proteins:
- a CDS encoding SulP family inorganic anion transporter translates to MAKFIRKRVSNVRNDIFSGVTVALALVPEAVAFAFVAGVDPLVGLYAAFMVGLITAIFGGRPGMISGATGALAVVMVSLVAEGNAMGNPNENLGLYYLFATVILMGIIQVLAGLLKLGKFVRLIPHPVMMGFVNGLAIVIFVSQLGMFKKTVNGNKTWLQGNQLFIMIGLVALTMIIMWGLPKIKKAQKLPEALIAIIVVSTIAILANLDVATVGSFIKDGGGEGLKGGLPTPHLETFSKIPFTWESITFIFPYALILAAIGLIESLMTLNLIDDLTETRGNGNKECVAQGSANIITGLFGGMGGCAMIGQSIINIKGGGRGRLSGIVAALMLLFFVVFGSSYIEQVPISALVGVMFMVVIGTFAWSSFRIINKIPKTDLFVLILVSALTVIFDLAIAVIAGVIVSALVFSWENAKRIRARKTIKDDGTKVYEIWGPLFFGSIAAFNEKFDIKNDPKHVEIDFIESRISDHSALEAVSNIVKKYQSAGKTIHLKHLSEESKQLLYKSNPKFKEVIINDIDDPRYHVVENPEAFN, encoded by the coding sequence ATGGCTAAATTTATTAGAAAGCGAGTTTCCAATGTTAGAAATGATATTTTTTCAGGAGTAACAGTAGCATTAGCACTGGTTCCTGAGGCGGTTGCTTTTGCCTTTGTGGCAGGTGTAGACCCTTTAGTGGGTTTGTATGCCGCATTTATGGTTGGTTTAATTACGGCTATTTTTGGCGGTAGACCTGGAATGATTTCTGGTGCTACAGGTGCCTTGGCTGTTGTAATGGTTAGTTTAGTAGCAGAAGGAAATGCTATGGGAAATCCAAATGAGAATTTAGGGCTATATTATTTATTTGCAACTGTAATTTTAATGGGAATTATACAGGTTTTAGCCGGGCTTTTGAAATTAGGTAAATTTGTTCGTTTAATACCGCATCCTGTTATGATGGGGTTTGTTAATGGCTTGGCTATTGTTATTTTTGTTTCCCAGTTAGGAATGTTTAAAAAAACAGTAAATGGAAATAAAACTTGGCTACAAGGAAATCAATTATTTATTATGATTGGATTGGTTGCTTTAACCATGATTATTATGTGGGGATTACCAAAAATTAAGAAAGCTCAAAAATTACCAGAAGCGTTAATAGCAATAATTGTAGTAAGTACTATTGCAATTTTAGCCAATTTAGATGTTGCAACTGTTGGTTCATTTATAAAAGATGGTGGGGGAGAAGGCTTGAAAGGAGGCTTACCAACACCACATTTAGAGACATTTTCAAAAATTCCATTTACTTGGGAATCTATCACATTTATTTTTCCTTACGCTTTAATTTTAGCTGCAATAGGTTTGATAGAATCATTAATGACATTAAATTTAATTGATGATTTAACTGAAACTCGTGGTAATGGAAATAAGGAATGTGTTGCACAAGGTAGCGCAAATATTATTACAGGTTTATTTGGAGGAATGGGAGGTTGTGCTATGATTGGACAGTCTATTATAAATATTAAAGGTGGAGGTAGAGGAAGATTGTCGGGTATTGTAGCTGCTTTAATGCTATTGTTTTTTGTAGTATTTGGTTCATCATATATTGAACAAGTACCTATCTCTGCGTTAGTAGGAGTTATGTTTATGGTTGTAATTGGAACTTTTGCTTGGAGTAGTTTTAGAATTATAAATAAAATCCCTAAAACAGATTTATTTGTGTTGATATTGGTTTCAGCATTAACAGTTATTTTTGATTTAGCAATTGCTGTAATTGCTGGGGTTATTGTAAGTGCATTGGTTTTTTCTTGGGAAAATGCAAAACGAATTAGAGCCCGTAAAACTATAAAAGATGATGGTACAAAAGTGTATGAAATTTGGGGGCCGTTATTTTTTGGCTCAATAGCTGCCTTTAATGAAAAATTTGATATTAAAAATGATCCTAAGCATGTTGAAATAGATTTTATTGAATCACGAATTAGTGATCATTCTGCATTAGAAGCTGTTTCTAATATTGTTAAAAAATACCAATCAGCAGGGAAAACAATTCATTTAAAACATTTAAGTGAAGAGAGTAAACAGTTGTTGTATAAAAGCAATCCCAAATTTAAAGAGGTTATTATAAATGATATTGACGACCCAAGATATCACGTTGTAGAAAACCCTGAAGCATTTAATTAA
- a CDS encoding NTP transferase domain-containing protein, translating into MKNKTTFVLLAGGKSERMGVDKGLLKYQQTFWILEQLYRVSKTSISEVYIGLGFNYQHYFEAIPWLENALLNPVSFNSINIRVVINKHPELGSFSTLQTILKILNSTSSILLNHIDIPILNTRELEQIIDTQNLVVIPTYNTERGHPVKLHPSFWRTLIPINLKSKNARLDYQLKNLPAKDISFIKVNDCSIIQNLNTKKEWISFLNKK; encoded by the coding sequence ATGAAAAATAAGACCACTTTTGTATTATTAGCTGGGGGGAAATCAGAAAGAATGGGCGTTGATAAAGGTTTACTAAAATACCAACAAACGTTTTGGATTTTAGAACAACTGTATAGAGTTTCAAAAACATCAATTTCTGAAGTTTATATTGGTTTAGGCTTTAATTATCAACATTATTTTGAAGCAATTCCTTGGTTAGAAAATGCGTTATTGAACCCTGTTAGTTTTAATAGTATAAACATAAGAGTTGTAATAAATAAACATCCTGAGTTAGGTTCATTTTCTACATTACAGACTATTTTAAAAATTTTGAATTCAACATCTAGCATTCTTTTAAATCATATTGATATTCCTATACTAAATACTCGTGAACTTGAACAAATTATTGACACTCAAAATTTAGTGGTAATTCCAACCTATAACACGGAAAGAGGTCATCCTGTTAAACTTCATCCTTCATTTTGGAGGACTTTAATTCCTATAAATTTAAAAAGTAAAAATGCCAGATTAGATTATCAACTTAAAAACCTTCCTGCTAAAGACATTTCATTTATAAAAGTTAATGATTGCTCTATAATTCAAAATTTAAACACCAAGAAAGAATGGATTTCATTTTTAAATAAAAAATAA
- a CDS encoding M20/M25/M40 family metallo-hydrolase codes for MKKLVIAYFILSVFSGFAQESTQLNTQLKKSIEELKDFVSIPNDALNENDIQQNITWLTTKFKARGFNTKVLSTEGLPLFFASLPIQENKPTVLFYMHFDGQSVDTSKWEQDNPYEIVLKKQSKNGWEKLDWSELNKTVNYDWRLFGRSTSDDKGPIVMLLNAIDLLKKNNKKIPFNVKVILDSEEEKSSKPLPKAVAENRALLNADFLIINDGPVHPSKKPTLVFGCRGITTLTLTTYGPITPQHSGHYGNYAPNPVFKMAHLLSSMKDTNGKVIINGYYDGIAIDKATERILKSVPDDIVTLHNTLAIKSPETVGHFYQESLQYPSLNVRGISSGWVGKKSRTIVPNKATAEIDIRLVPETDGNNLKNLIKKHIKNKGYYITSNEPTLDERKKYANIITIKEGSVTKPFRTDLNNPYGVWIDNILKSTFKKDVVKIRIMGGTVPISPFINELKIPAFIVPLVNPDNNQHSPNENLEIGQIAYGIQTFYAILSSPIN; via the coding sequence ATGAAAAAACTTGTTATTGCTTATTTTATATTAAGTGTCTTTTCTGGTTTTGCACAAGAAAGTACCCAGTTAAATACCCAACTAAAAAAATCTATTGAAGAACTTAAAGATTTTGTATCAATTCCAAATGATGCTTTAAATGAAAATGACATTCAACAAAATATAACATGGCTTACTACTAAATTTAAAGCGAGAGGTTTTAACACAAAAGTATTATCTACTGAAGGGTTACCTTTGTTTTTTGCTTCGTTGCCAATACAAGAAAATAAGCCAACCGTATTGTTTTATATGCATTTTGATGGGCAATCAGTAGATACATCTAAATGGGAACAAGATAATCCTTATGAAATAGTTTTAAAAAAACAAAGTAAAAATGGATGGGAGAAGCTGGATTGGAGTGAGTTAAACAAAACTGTTAATTATGATTGGAGGCTTTTTGGAAGATCTACTTCAGATGACAAAGGCCCTATTGTTATGTTACTTAATGCCATTGATTTACTCAAAAAAAATAACAAGAAAATTCCTTTTAACGTAAAAGTTATTTTAGATAGTGAAGAAGAAAAAAGTAGCAAACCTCTACCCAAAGCAGTAGCTGAAAATCGTGCTCTTTTAAATGCTGATTTTTTAATTATAAACGATGGTCCAGTACACCCTTCAAAAAAACCTACATTAGTATTTGGATGTAGAGGAATAACAACATTAACACTTACCACTTATGGGCCAATTACGCCACAGCATAGTGGGCATTACGGTAATTACGCTCCAAACCCTGTTTTTAAAATGGCGCACCTTTTAAGCAGTATGAAAGATACAAATGGAAAAGTTATTATCAATGGTTATTATGACGGTATTGCAATAGATAAAGCTACAGAGAGAATACTCAAAAGTGTACCTGATGATATTGTAACTCTACATAATACACTCGCCATAAAATCTCCTGAAACTGTTGGCCATTTTTACCAAGAATCTTTACAATACCCATCTTTAAATGTTCGAGGAATTTCATCAGGTTGGGTAGGAAAAAAATCAAGGACTATTGTACCCAATAAAGCAACTGCAGAAATTGATATACGGCTAGTTCCTGAAACAGATGGAAATAACTTAAAAAACTTAATAAAAAAACATATTAAAAATAAGGGCTATTATATTACTTCCAATGAACCTACACTAGATGAACGGAAAAAATATGCAAACATTATAACTATTAAAGAAGGCTCCGTTACCAAACCTTTTAGAACAGATTTAAATAACCCTTATGGTGTTTGGATTGATAACATTTTAAAATCAACTTTTAAAAAAGACGTTGTTAAAATTCGTATTATGGGAGGAACTGTACCTATTTCTCCGTTTATAAATGAATTAAAAATTCCTGCTTTTATTGTTCCTTTAGTAAATCCAGATAACAACCAACATAGCCCAAATGAAAATCTTGAAATTGGACAAATTGCTTATGGAATACAAACATTTTACGCTATTTTAAGCTCACCCATTAATTAA
- the xdhC gene encoding xanthine dehydrogenase accessory protein XdhC, with the protein MNNWIELLYKFKQKKQPVALVTITKVLGSAPCKISSKMIVTKQKEIFGTIGGGKLEFQVIDEAVVAINENKIKEFSYTLGPEFEQCCGGKVELIIEPMNQTPELFLFGAGHIGIELCTILKDTPFNITLLDTRKNWRNNIQIDNNITFSDIPFDLYKHKVNWGENCYVVIMTHDHKLDFEITALALHSKTNYIGLIGSKTKKNKFNNLLKKELNFEAGISPVHCPVGLDIGGHTPKEIAISIAAELLKEYYEK; encoded by the coding sequence ATGAATAATTGGATAGAATTACTTTACAAATTTAAACAGAAAAAGCAACCCGTTGCATTGGTAACTATTACCAAAGTTCTTGGCTCTGCCCCTTGCAAAATATCATCAAAAATGATTGTTACCAAACAAAAGGAAATTTTTGGAACCATTGGTGGTGGTAAATTAGAGTTTCAAGTTATTGATGAGGCTGTAGTTGCAATTAACGAAAATAAAATAAAAGAATTTTCATATACTTTAGGCCCTGAGTTTGAACAATGTTGCGGTGGTAAAGTTGAATTAATTATTGAACCTATGAACCAAACTCCTGAATTATTTTTATTTGGTGCCGGGCATATTGGCATTGAATTATGTACTATTTTAAAAGATACTCCATTTAATATCACCTTATTAGATACTCGTAAAAACTGGAGAAATAATATTCAAATTGATAACAACATCACATTTTCTGATATTCCTTTTGATTTGTACAAACATAAAGTAAATTGGGGAGAAAACTGTTATGTTGTTATTATGACTCACGATCATAAACTAGATTTTGAAATAACAGCTTTAGCCTTACATTCTAAAACCAATTATATTGGCTTAATTGGGAGTAAAACCAAGAAGAACAAGTTCAATAATTTATTAAAAAAAGAGTTGAATTTTGAAGCTGGAATTTCACCTGTTCACTGTCCTGTTGGGTTAGATATTGGTGGTCATACTCCCAAAGAAATTGCCATAAGTATTGCAGCTGAATTATTGAAAGAGTACTATGAAAAATAA